A single window of Leptospira semungkisensis DNA harbors:
- a CDS encoding RsmG family class I SAM-dependent methyltransferase, giving the protein MKETETNLPIFDHDKDGIQSAVRFRFPKDANSILSLFDWELVSLFLSFLKEKNEAGGFFSKRDTNEILDRHILESVFHIYRIHKEIGSFNKMKVGDAGTGPGIPGFFFRCLIESERPKVVLLDSQRRKLSHTESFAKENGIDGVEFQFSRAEDWKTNWDLGVSRGFVPYPWSAEVLSRCIVKDGYYVPFIGKDEFNAKIERKILSDSGFKVEKTIFLSELEFLGMRHIKFLKKAGSTRQGIPRAWKLLEKESKEFYGKDRIHQ; this is encoded by the coding sequence ATGAAAGAAACAGAGACCAATCTTCCTATATTCGATCATGATAAAGATGGGATACAATCCGCAGTTCGATTTAGGTTTCCGAAAGATGCGAATAGTATTCTTTCATTGTTCGATTGGGAGTTGGTCTCTTTGTTTCTATCTTTTTTAAAGGAGAAGAACGAGGCGGGCGGCTTCTTCTCCAAAAGAGACACAAACGAGATCTTAGATCGTCATATTCTTGAGTCTGTCTTTCATATTTATCGAATTCATAAAGAGATTGGATCGTTTAACAAGATGAAGGTGGGAGACGCAGGAACAGGACCTGGTATTCCCGGCTTCTTCTTTCGTTGTTTGATTGAATCAGAAAGACCTAAGGTGGTTCTATTAGATTCGCAAAGAAGAAAGCTCTCTCATACTGAATCGTTTGCAAAAGAGAATGGGATTGATGGCGTTGAATTTCAATTTTCCCGTGCAGAGGACTGGAAAACAAACTGGGATTTGGGTGTTTCTAGAGGGTTTGTGCCTTATCCTTGGAGTGCTGAAGTCTTATCTAGATGCATTGTTAAAGATGGTTATTATGTCCCATTCATTGGCAAAGACGAATTCAATGCAAAGATTGAGAGAAAGATCTTAAGTGATAGTGGCTTCAAAGTTGAAAAGACCATCTTCTTGTCTGAACTTGAATTTTTAGGCATGCGACATATTAAGTTCTTGAAAAAGGCCGGATCGACAAGGCAAGGTATCCCTAGAGCTTGGAAGCTCCTCGAAAAGGAGAGCAAAGAATTCTATGGGAAAGATCGTATCCATCAGTAA
- a CDS encoding M20/M25/M40 family metallo-hydrolase, with product MSLKKIGIALAALLAIFILYTIGFTERGINPITPTSKAPDIDYSALSEEAAKDLQAYIRIATVRNREREGALFLKSILDKRGIPSKLFEYPGKPDRVSILAEMKGKDPSKEGLILTNHIDVVEADAKEWEQPPFAGIRKGDRIYGRGAVDVKGLGIMELYAFLLVHEKKIPLERNLMFLAVADEESRSIHGTRFLLEKHREIFNGYEYVLNEGGTGSRDIAIQGSKVFNIQHAEKGAVWLDIKAKANSGHGSTPPVSYAAKSMVDFLQDVQSLGNKTMIKDETAAFFYALGGISPFPNSFVLKRSRNPLLFLILKGVINSNRHLRAMTRNTVSITGVDSHPVGINVITSETSASLDIRILPGQDEKKILEEVKAIGAKHGVEVSARHLESGTISPMDGLLFRVLAGVATAVEPGSIAAPFLSPGTTDSSYMRQIGLKCYGLIPALLSSEEIDGIHGKNESMTVGQLKTGIEIIFKSVIEYNHQIQK from the coding sequence ATGTCCCTCAAAAAAATAGGAATCGCTCTGGCTGCCCTTCTTGCGATTTTCATTCTATATACGATTGGCTTTACCGAAAGAGGGATCAATCCAATCACTCCTACTAGCAAAGCTCCTGATATTGATTACTCTGCATTGAGTGAAGAAGCTGCAAAAGATCTGCAAGCTTACATTCGCATCGCGACAGTAAGAAATAGAGAAAGAGAAGGAGCTCTCTTCTTGAAATCTATCTTAGATAAGAGAGGCATTCCTTCTAAATTGTTTGAATACCCAGGCAAGCCTGATCGAGTTTCCATTCTTGCGGAGATGAAAGGTAAGGATCCAAGCAAAGAAGGATTAATACTTACGAATCATATCGATGTTGTCGAGGCGGATGCAAAAGAGTGGGAACAACCTCCTTTCGCTGGAATTAGAAAAGGAGATCGTATCTATGGAAGAGGCGCGGTCGATGTTAAGGGTCTTGGCATCATGGAGTTGTACGCTTTTCTTTTAGTTCATGAGAAGAAGATACCATTAGAAAGAAATCTTATGTTTCTAGCAGTCGCTGATGAAGAGAGTAGATCCATTCATGGAACTCGCTTCTTGCTGGAGAAGCATAGAGAGATATTTAACGGATATGAATATGTTTTGAACGAAGGTGGTACAGGTTCACGAGACATTGCGATCCAAGGTTCTAAAGTATTCAATATTCAACATGCGGAGAAGGGAGCCGTGTGGTTGGACATTAAGGCGAAGGCAAATTCAGGTCATGGTAGTACTCCTCCTGTATCTTACGCTGCAAAGTCGATGGTGGATTTTTTGCAAGATGTACAAAGCCTTGGAAACAAAACGATGATCAAGGATGAGACTGCAGCTTTCTTTTACGCTTTAGGTGGCATCAGTCCTTTTCCGAATTCGTTTGTGTTGAAGAGATCTAGAAATCCTTTGTTGTTCCTGATCTTAAAAGGTGTGATCAATTCCAACAGACATCTACGTGCTATGACTCGCAATACAGTAAGCATCACAGGAGTTGATAGTCATCCAGTAGGCATTAACGTGATCACATCTGAAACTTCTGCTTCACTTGATATTAGGATCTTACCTGGTCAGGATGAGAAAAAGATCTTAGAAGAAGTAAAGGCTATAGGTGCTAAGCACGGAGTAGAAGTAAGCGCGAGACATTTAGAATCAGGAACCATCTCTCCAATGGATGGATTACTCTTCCGAGTACTCGCTGGAGTTGCGACTGCAGTTGAGCCAGGATCGATCGCGGCTCCTTTTCTTTCTCCAGGAACTACAGACAGTTCCTACATGAGACAGATCGGTTTGAAATGCTATGGACTGATCCCAGCTTTACTTTCCTCGGAAGAGATAGATGGGATTCATGGTAAGAATGAGAGTATGACTGTCGGTCAGTTGAAGACTGGAATAGAAATCATATTCAAGTCTGTCATAGAATACAATCATCAAATCCAAAAGTAG
- the serS gene encoding serine--tRNA ligase, which produces MIDLKYITENTEELKANLERRGFKDLAVLDELASIILKRKDLQKEADVLREERNKASKEIGKVKQAGGDIAAASAAVKEIGDKIKKIEDSLEVEETKLTDINLGLPNILDQDVPTGKNEHDNKVLYEVGDNRDYKFQPKPHFELGEALGWFNFEKGTKLAGARAYTYFGLGAKLERALANFMLETHTKEHGYTEVWVPVMVNDDCMLTTGQYPKFKDEYYRLDRDDLNLIPTAEVPLTNLYRDEIIPEAQLPISITAHTSCFRREAGSYGKDTRGLVRVHQFQKVELVKFAKPEDSEEEHKKMLSHAENILKKLGIRYRVMLLCSGDISAASSKTYDLEVWMPGLNRWMEISSVSNFKDFQARRGKIRYKSKDGKNQLVHTLNGSGLAIGRTLAAVMETYQKEDGSIEFPEVLKQYL; this is translated from the coding sequence ATGATTGATCTGAAATATATTACCGAAAACACTGAAGAATTAAAAGCTAACTTAGAGAGAAGAGGATTCAAGGATCTTGCGGTCCTTGATGAACTTGCTTCTATCATTTTAAAAAGGAAAGATCTTCAGAAAGAGGCTGATGTTCTTAGAGAAGAAAGAAATAAGGCAAGCAAAGAAATCGGAAAAGTAAAGCAAGCAGGCGGAGATATTGCGGCGGCGTCTGCTGCAGTAAAAGAGATTGGAGATAAAATCAAAAAAATCGAAGATTCTCTAGAAGTCGAAGAGACAAAGCTTACCGATATCAATTTAGGTCTACCGAATATATTGGATCAAGATGTTCCTACAGGAAAGAACGAGCATGATAATAAGGTTCTGTATGAAGTAGGAGATAATCGGGATTACAAGTTTCAACCTAAGCCTCACTTCGAATTGGGAGAAGCTTTAGGTTGGTTTAATTTTGAGAAGGGCACAAAGCTAGCCGGCGCGAGGGCTTATACCTATTTCGGTCTGGGAGCTAAGTTAGAAAGAGCCCTTGCCAATTTTATGTTAGAGACTCATACTAAAGAGCACGGATATACAGAAGTTTGGGTTCCTGTAATGGTGAACGACGATTGTATGCTCACTACTGGCCAGTATCCTAAGTTCAAGGACGAATACTATCGCCTAGATCGGGATGATCTGAATTTAATTCCTACTGCTGAAGTACCTCTCACGAATTTATATAGAGATGAGATTATTCCGGAAGCACAACTTCCTATATCGATTACTGCTCATACTTCTTGTTTCAGAAGAGAAGCCGGTTCTTACGGAAAGGACACTAGAGGTTTGGTGCGAGTGCATCAATTCCAAAAAGTGGAACTAGTTAAATTCGCAAAACCGGAAGATTCAGAAGAAGAACATAAGAAAATGCTCTCTCATGCGGAGAATATCCTTAAGAAATTAGGAATCCGTTATAGAGTGATGCTGTTATGCAGCGGAGATATTTCGGCTGCTTCTTCCAAGACTTATGATTTGGAAGTCTGGATGCCTGGTTTGAATCGCTGGATGGAAATTTCTTCGGTTTCAAATTTCAAAGATTTTCAAGCCAGACGAGGAAAGATCCGCTATAAATCCAAAGATGGTAAGAATCAACTCGTTCATACTTTGAATGGTTCCGGCTTAGCAATAGGTAGAACTCTTGCCGCAGTCATGGAAACATACCAAAAAGAAGACGGTAGCATCGAATTTCCGGAAGTATTGAAACAGTATCTTTAA
- a CDS encoding ParB/RepB/Spo0J family partition protein gives MSAKPKALGRGLGNLIPVSEDKSFKEAGGEGSLREIKLSEIRPNPDQPRRTFNEESLRELAETIKAHGVIQPIVVKDTGSGYEIIAGERRYRACKIAGFVKIPVVVKKANANQTLEMALIENIQRENLNPIEEALAYKTLSEKSGLKITDIAARVGKNRATVSNLIRLLQLPDSVMDLVKNGRISEGHARPLLAIADRKKSEQLAYQIAEKGLTVRQVEDIVANLTEDAPVKEKKKSKRKEVDIVELENKFRRKYSMKVDISHNSSSGKGKLSIAYPSLDALQKVLDALGL, from the coding sequence ATGAGTGCGAAGCCTAAGGCTCTCGGTAGAGGGCTGGGGAATTTAATCCCCGTTTCCGAAGACAAGTCATTCAAAGAAGCAGGTGGGGAAGGTTCCCTTAGAGAGATCAAACTCTCTGAGATTCGTCCGAACCCTGATCAACCTCGTAGAACATTTAACGAAGAATCTTTGCGCGAGCTTGCAGAGACCATTAAGGCTCACGGTGTAATCCAACCTATCGTCGTAAAAGATACTGGTTCCGGTTATGAGATCATTGCCGGAGAGAGAAGATATAGAGCCTGTAAAATTGCGGGCTTTGTAAAGATCCCTGTCGTAGTTAAGAAAGCGAATGCAAATCAAACTTTGGAAATGGCTCTCATCGAGAATATCCAAAGAGAGAATTTGAATCCGATTGAGGAAGCTTTAGCTTACAAAACTCTTTCTGAAAAATCAGGACTGAAGATCACTGATATTGCCGCTCGAGTCGGAAAGAATCGAGCCACTGTTTCCAATTTGATCCGTCTTTTGCAATTGCCTGATTCCGTAATGGACTTGGTTAAGAATGGAAGGATCTCAGAGGGACATGCACGTCCTCTTCTTGCGATTGCTGATCGAAAAAAATCCGAACAACTCGCATATCAAATTGCGGAGAAGGGATTAACTGTTCGTCAGGTCGAAGATATTGTAGCGAATCTTACCGAAGATGCTCCTGTAAAAGAGAAGAAAAAATCCAAACGTAAAGAAGTGGATATAGTAGAGTTGGAGAATAAGTTTCGCAGAAAGTATTCTATGAAAGTGGATATCTCTCATAATTCTTCTTCCGGAAAAGGAAAGCTTAGCATTGCCTATCCAAGTTTGGATGCCCTACAAAAAGTCCTAGATGCATTGGGCTTATAG
- a CDS encoding substrate-binding periplasmic protein, translating into MKKPRSIRPAFLSALIIFISSSAFAQNKILSSRLDQILAKKELVVGVNRVYEPFYIQDPKDGFPGFDMELAKLYADYLGVALKVKPLKTFRQFSDEIAAGTIDMALAGMSTDLTRGKSVTFSDPYLLTTPAGLVYKRSLPPEPEGSIVTTRTFKSIEDLAVINALSFSVRSNTTNHNYLLRRFSKNLIYSYLSDSVALDSLVKGNVTCFVADSLYILSLLQRQPSLRASYVALVNPVMDEYISAAMPMNDLVFADNFNFFIKELKRTAVIEGLRSKYFLGSGWVK; encoded by the coding sequence ATGAAGAAGCCGAGAAGCATTCGGCCGGCCTTCTTATCGGCTCTTATCATTTTCATTTCATCCTCTGCGTTCGCGCAGAATAAAATACTTTCGTCCAGACTGGATCAGATTCTTGCAAAGAAAGAATTGGTCGTCGGAGTAAACAGAGTATATGAGCCTTTTTATATCCAAGATCCTAAAGACGGTTTTCCAGGCTTTGATATGGAGCTCGCAAAACTTTATGCGGATTATCTTGGAGTTGCTCTCAAGGTAAAACCTCTCAAGACATTTCGCCAATTTTCGGATGAGATTGCGGCCGGTACAATCGACATGGCTCTTGCCGGAATGTCTACGGACCTGACTCGTGGAAAGTCGGTAACCTTTTCGGATCCTTATCTTCTTACCACACCTGCCGGCTTGGTTTATAAGCGTTCACTTCCTCCGGAGCCGGAAGGAAGTATCGTAACCACTCGTACTTTTAAATCTATCGAAGACTTGGCAGTGATCAACGCTTTGTCTTTTTCAGTAAGATCGAATACTACTAATCATAATTATCTTTTAAGAAGATTCAGTAAGAACCTAATCTATAGTTACCTTTCAGATTCAGTCGCTCTCGATTCTTTGGTTAAGGGGAATGTTACTTGCTTCGTAGCGGATAGTTTGTATATTCTTTCTCTTCTGCAACGACAACCGAGTTTAAGGGCTAGTTATGTTGCGCTTGTGAATCCTGTTATGGACGAGTACATAAGTGCGGCTATGCCTATGAACGATCTTGTCTTTGCTGATAATTTCAACTTCTTCATTAAAGAATTGAAGCGCACTGCAGTGATCGAAGGACTTAGATCTAAATATTTTCTCGGAAGCGGATGGGTTAAATAA
- a CDS encoding bactofilin family protein, with protein MAHTEEQLAVNSIIGEGAEFNGEFKLSGLLRIDGIFRGTIKTDGKVLIGKTGIVDTDIKARIVVAGGEINGNIFASERVTLLASCRMKGDIITPKVVMEEGVQFEGNCKINPTSH; from the coding sequence ATGGCCCATACCGAAGAGCAATTAGCAGTAAATAGCATCATCGGCGAAGGAGCCGAATTCAACGGAGAGTTCAAACTTTCCGGACTCCTTCGTATAGACGGGATTTTTCGAGGTACTATAAAAACCGACGGAAAAGTCCTAATCGGAAAGACCGGAATCGTCGATACGGATATTAAAGCTCGTATTGTCGTCGCCGGCGGTGAGATTAATGGGAATATTTTCGCGTCGGAACGAGTGACTCTGCTCGCCAGTTGCCGCATGAAAGGTGATATCATCACTCCCAAAGTGGTTATGGAAGAAGGAGTGCAATTCGAGGGAAATTGTAAGATTAACCCGACTTCGCATTGA
- a CDS encoding ParA family protein — MGKIVSISNQKGGVGKTTTSINLAANLAAIGKKVLIVDFDPQGNSGSGLGLEINTIQNTSYELLIGESSAAECIKRTEVENLHIIPSNINLSGAEADLLGEENREFRLKSAIGELRTEYDYILIDCPPSLGILTINALSAADSVMITLQTEYFALEGLTQLMKIISLVQEKLNPALELEGVLLTMFDKRTNLAQQVAEDVKSYFKEKVYTTVIPRNIKLSEAPSFGKSILSYDPEGIGAQSYRSLALEVAGKN, encoded by the coding sequence ATGGGAAAGATCGTATCCATCAGTAACCAAAAGGGCGGTGTAGGCAAAACAACAACGTCCATTAACCTCGCGGCAAACCTAGCTGCGATCGGTAAGAAAGTACTGATCGTGGATTTTGACCCGCAAGGAAACTCAGGCTCCGGTTTAGGTCTCGAGATCAATACCATCCAGAACACTTCCTACGAACTTTTGATCGGAGAATCTTCCGCTGCTGAATGCATCAAAAGAACGGAAGTTGAAAATCTACATATCATTCCTTCCAATATCAACTTGTCCGGTGCAGAAGCTGACCTTTTGGGAGAAGAGAATCGTGAGTTCAGATTGAAATCGGCTATCGGTGAACTAAGAACCGAATACGATTATATACTGATCGACTGTCCCCCTTCTCTTGGAATACTCACGATCAACGCTTTGTCTGCTGCAGACAGTGTGATGATCACATTGCAAACAGAATACTTTGCGCTCGAAGGTCTGACTCAATTGATGAAGATCATTTCCTTAGTTCAGGAGAAATTGAATCCTGCTCTTGAGCTGGAAGGAGTTCTTCTTACTATGTTCGATAAGAGAACGAATCTGGCTCAGCAAGTCGCCGAAGACGTGAAGTCTTATTTTAAAGAAAAAGTATATACTACTGTTATTCCTAGAAACATCAAACTTTCGGAAGCTCCTTCTTTCGGTAAGTCCATTCTTTCCTATGATCCGGAAGGGATTGGCGCTCAGAGTTATAGAAGCCTGGCTCTAGAAGTCGCCGGGAAGAATTAA
- a CDS encoding M23 family metallopeptidase encodes MNLKSYLALLYYRLRYKYQDLKLKLDIKIANWNKKGKERLTVMVIPHSEQKTINFHISYRAITIFIGTILVLLLISSINVLSHSGSIHQLTELNLSNQDFIRQSAKMKEEINGLHEHVEYYHNHVGALYGRLTGDNSKVAKGIGGAEKLNTEPGKALPPGAEVFRLKEDVHNLKVANELTQEIISILKKRKNLIRQTPSIWPVKGYVLYPYGEYLNPVTARRDFNNGLDIGAFAGSEVVATAPGTVYEIGYTRNTGYFVKVAHKFGWKTIYSNLDRVKVKANQQVSKSEVLGFVGKSENSPQYSLHYEIHVGTRAIDPFAFLNQIQD; translated from the coding sequence GTGAATCTTAAATCCTATCTTGCATTACTGTATTATCGCCTCAGATATAAATACCAAGATCTGAAGTTGAAACTTGATATTAAGATCGCTAATTGGAATAAGAAAGGCAAAGAACGCCTAACTGTGATGGTGATTCCTCACTCGGAACAGAAGACCATCAATTTCCATATCTCTTACAGAGCCATTACTATCTTTATCGGAACCATTCTGGTTCTTCTTTTAATCAGCTCAATCAATGTGTTGAGCCATTCAGGATCTATTCACCAGCTTACTGAGTTAAACCTTTCCAACCAGGACTTCATTCGTCAGTCTGCAAAGATGAAAGAAGAGATCAACGGTCTACATGAGCACGTTGAATATTATCACAATCATGTTGGTGCTCTTTACGGAAGACTTACAGGTGATAATTCCAAGGTAGCAAAAGGAATCGGCGGAGCGGAGAAGTTGAATACCGAGCCCGGCAAAGCACTTCCACCAGGAGCTGAAGTCTTCCGATTGAAGGAAGATGTTCACAACCTAAAGGTAGCGAACGAACTTACCCAAGAAATCATTAGTATATTAAAGAAACGTAAAAATCTTATTCGCCAGACTCCATCTATTTGGCCTGTGAAAGGTTATGTTCTGTATCCTTATGGCGAATACCTAAACCCTGTAACTGCAAGAAGAGACTTTAACAACGGACTTGATATCGGAGCCTTTGCTGGTTCTGAAGTTGTTGCAACGGCACCAGGAACTGTGTATGAGATCGGATATACTCGTAATACTGGCTACTTTGTAAAAGTGGCTCATAAATTCGGTTGGAAAACGATCTACTCTAACTTAGATCGCGTGAAGGTAAAAGCCAACCAACAAGTCTCCAAATCGGAAGTGTTAGGATTTGTAGGTAAATCTGAGAACAGTCCGCAATACAGTCTTCATTATGAAATTCATGTGGGCACAAGAGCAATCGATCCGTTTGCATTCTTAAACCAGATCCAAGACTGA
- a CDS encoding acyl-CoA thioesterase: MSSADQEFYYTLRVRYSEIDVQAVVFNAHYLTYFDTALNEYMRYLEYDYKYELEKNGLDFVVTRSLIEYKSPARFDEELKVYIKAGEIKPASIRWDLQIRKVSDDTLICTGELTWAFLVLESRKPARLPDVFKNLGSKTQV, from the coding sequence ATGAGCTCAGCAGATCAGGAATTTTATTACACTCTTAGAGTCCGTTATTCCGAGATCGATGTCCAGGCTGTAGTATTCAACGCGCATTATCTTACCTACTTCGATACGGCTCTCAACGAATACATGAGATACTTGGAGTATGACTACAAGTACGAGTTAGAAAAGAATGGTCTGGATTTTGTCGTAACTCGCTCTTTGATTGAATACAAATCGCCTGCGAGATTTGACGAAGAACTGAAAGTTTATATCAAAGCGGGAGAGATTAAGCCTGCGAGTATCCGATGGGATTTACAAATTCGAAAAGTATCAGATGATACTTTAATTTGTACTGGAGAATTGACTTGGGCGTTTTTAGTTTTAGAATCCAGAAAGCCCGCAAGACTTCCGGATGTGTTTAAGAACTTAGGATCTAAGACCCAAGTTTAA
- a CDS encoding YaaR family protein: protein MKIQSQDPRRESRRKRDFGLSLSSSLYQPVPSPVSDAQIPDSKSEFFDLVEHLLPYNQERTRDLNSLLRDLPDAERNFLKSPSYANLEVYKRIVQGILKEVLERNTSLETLRTRARGGSEKVYQVVQIVDDKIQTLADFIVHPENSTFDLMKRMEDIRGLLVDLMN from the coding sequence TTGAAAATCCAATCACAAGATCCTCGCAGAGAATCACGCAGAAAGAGAGACTTTGGTCTTTCTCTATCTTCTTCTTTATACCAGCCAGTTCCTAGTCCGGTTTCAGATGCGCAGATCCCGGATTCAAAGAGTGAGTTCTTTGATCTTGTAGAGCATTTACTTCCATACAATCAAGAAAGAACGAGAGACCTGAATTCTCTACTAAGAGATTTACCGGATGCAGAACGTAATTTTCTGAAGTCTCCGAGCTATGCGAATCTCGAAGTTTACAAAAGAATCGTACAAGGGATCTTGAAAGAAGTCTTAGAAAGAAATACGAGTCTAGAGACTTTGAGAACAAGAGCCAGAGGCGGTTCGGAAAAAGTATACCAAGTAGTTCAAATCGTTGATGATAAGATCCAAACACTTGCCGACTTTATAGTTCATCCTGAGAATTCTACGTTTGATCTCATGAAGAGAATGGAAGATATTCGCGGTCTCTTAGTAGATTTGATGAATTAA
- a CDS encoding TatD family hydrolase, with amino-acid sequence MYSIIDTHCHLDIIQEQGLEVAQSLRNAKEFGIKKIVQIGIDLESSIRAKGLSEKYSDEELEVFYSIGCHPTETHEFPKKEEILTLIRENILDKRLCAIGEIGLDYYHDDSTKAYQADVLHSFLDASGKLSLPVVIHSRDAAEDTVSLLKEHRDKAFGVIHCFTYDYPTAKKLVDLGYYISFSGILAFKNARDIQEAAEKLPLESMLIETDAPFLAPPPFRGKRNEPAYTKFVLEKMFSLRKEPNAEVEKILYNNSLKFTQRKAYHHD; translated from the coding sequence ATGTACTCGATCATCGATACGCATTGCCACTTAGATATAATACAAGAGCAAGGCCTGGAAGTTGCACAATCACTGCGAAACGCTAAAGAATTCGGTATAAAAAAGATCGTCCAGATTGGAATCGATCTTGAGAGTTCAATTAGAGCGAAAGGTCTATCCGAAAAATATTCAGACGAAGAGCTTGAGGTATTTTATTCGATAGGTTGTCACCCAACCGAGACTCATGAATTTCCCAAAAAAGAAGAAATTCTGACATTGATCCGCGAAAACATTTTAGATAAAAGGTTATGCGCGATCGGAGAGATCGGTTTGGATTATTATCACGACGACTCGACTAAAGCGTATCAGGCGGATGTGTTGCATTCATTCTTAGATGCGTCAGGCAAACTTTCTTTGCCGGTGGTGATCCATTCAAGAGATGCCGCAGAAGATACAGTATCTCTTTTAAAAGAGCATAGAGACAAAGCATTCGGAGTGATCCATTGTTTCACGTATGATTATCCGACTGCGAAGAAGCTTGTGGATCTAGGATACTATATTTCTTTTTCGGGAATTCTTGCTTTTAAGAATGCTAGAGATATCCAAGAAGCAGCCGAAAAATTACCATTAGAAAGCATGTTGATTGAGACAGATGCTCCTTTTTTGGCTCCTCCTCCTTTTAGAGGAAAGAGAAACGAACCCGCTTATACTAAGTTTGTCTTGGAGAAGATGTTCTCTCTTCGAAAAGAACCGAACGCAGAAGTAGAAAAGATTCTATATAATAATTCCTTAAAATTCACGCAAAGGAAGGCGTACCATCATGATTGA
- a CDS encoding OmpA family protein, translated as MVSFYRTLLSKKSRIKSGASVSNLIFILLLLLLSGTSIFTADQVSQGKVSPLKGEINTGLNEFGISLSQDGKTLYYYSKRQNSNYSDLYKSIKKGDSWSKGIEIRELNSNFDDQSPFITGDEKEIIFSSNRDGSIEFQLSSGRIGVSRDLYYSNFANGRWERPMPLPQEVNTPEIEENPFLYGTFLLFTRYPFGKVSESDIYISEFKNEAWKEAFALDKPINTEYAELGATVSRDGKYLYFSSNRPGGFGGLDIYKSEIKADGSFTTPVNLGPIVNSKGDEAFFLEASDGKNAYFCRLANEGGNYDIYEFSPQNEWEDLKKSKKISLESIHFRTASFEIEEESLPILDRLADFLKENPNIKLKITGHTDLHGDPKDNLELSRQRSSAVRDYLQKKGIAGTRLSTDGKGSQEPLYSEKNPETDGKNRRTEFQIIE; from the coding sequence ATGGTTTCCTTTTACCGTACTCTTCTGTCTAAAAAGTCTCGAATAAAAAGCGGTGCATCCGTTTCTAATCTGATCTTTATACTATTACTACTTCTTCTAAGCGGGACTTCTATCTTTACCGCTGATCAAGTTTCTCAAGGCAAAGTCTCTCCTCTGAAAGGAGAGATCAATACTGGATTGAACGAATTCGGCATTAGTCTTTCTCAAGATGGAAAGACATTGTATTATTATTCGAAAAGGCAGAACTCGAATTATTCTGATCTATATAAGTCGATCAAGAAAGGCGATTCTTGGAGCAAAGGAATCGAGATCAGAGAATTAAACTCTAACTTTGATGATCAGAGTCCTTTCATAACGGGAGATGAGAAGGAGATTATCTTTTCTTCCAATCGAGACGGAAGCATTGAGTTCCAATTGTCTAGCGGAAGGATCGGGGTCTCTAGAGATTTATATTATTCTAATTTTGCAAATGGCCGCTGGGAGAGACCCATGCCTCTTCCACAAGAAGTGAATACTCCCGAGATTGAGGAGAATCCTTTCTTATATGGAACCTTCTTATTATTTACCAGATATCCTTTTGGTAAAGTTTCCGAGTCCGATATTTATATTTCCGAATTTAAGAATGAGGCCTGGAAGGAAGCATTCGCCTTAGATAAACCTATCAACACTGAATACGCTGAGCTAGGCGCAACAGTGAGTCGTGATGGAAAGTATTTGTATTTTTCTTCCAACCGTCCTGGTGGCTTTGGTGGATTAGATATTTATAAATCTGAGATCAAGGCAGATGGAAGTTTTACTACTCCAGTGAATCTTGGACCGATAGTTAATTCGAAGGGTGACGAAGCCTTCTTCTTAGAAGCGTCGGACGGTAAAAATGCGTACTTTTGCAGGCTAGCAAATGAAGGAGGGAACTATGATATCTACGAATTTTCTCCGCAAAATGAATGGGAAGATCTGAAGAAGAGTAAGAAAATCTCTTTAGAGTCCATCCACTTTAGAACCGCATCTTTTGAGATCGAAGAAGAATCTCTACCGATCTTGGACCGTTTAGCGGACTTTTTAAAAGAAAATCCGAATATAAAACTCAAGATTACTGGGCATACAGATCTTCATGGAGATCCTAAGGACAATTTGGAATTAAGTCGCCAAAGATCGTCTGCGGTTCGGGATTATTTACAGAAAAAGGGAATTGCTGGGACCCGACTTTCCACAGATGGAAAAGGAAGCCAGGAGCCTCTCTATTCTGAGAAAAACCCAGAAACGGATGGCAAGAATCGCCGCACCGAATTTCAGATTATAGAATAA